In the genome of Bordetella avium, the window CGGCCACGCGGGCCAGCGGCCTGGGATAGAGCTTGAGAACGGCGGCGGTGATCACGCCCAGCGTGCCCTCCGAACCGATGAACAGATCGCGCAGGCAATAACCCGTATTGTCTTTGCGCAAAGCGCGCAAGCCATTCCAGATTTCTCCGGTGGGCAAGACCACCTCCAAGCCCAAGGCCAGCTCGCGCATATTGCCGTAGCGCAAAACGGCGATGCCGCCGGCATTAGTCGCCAGATTGCCGCCTATGGTGCAACTGCCCTCGGAGCCCAGACTGAGCGGAAAATAACGATCCGCCTGCGTGGCGGCGTCCTGAACATGCGCGAGCAATACCCCGGCCTCGGCCGTCAGGGTGTTGTTGAGCGGGTCGATATCGCGTATCGCGCGCAGCCGCGCCGTGCTGAGAATAAGCTGCGCCCCGCTATCGTCGGGCGTGGCGCCGCCGCTCATGCCGGTATTGCCGCCCTGCGTCACGACAGGCGTGCGGGTTTCATGGCACAGCCGCATCACCGCAGCCACCTCGGCGGTTGTGGCGGGACGCACAACAGCGCAGCTACGCCCCTGCCACTTTCCTAGCCAGTCCAAATCGTGCGCGGCCTTGGCCTGCTCATCATGCACCAGGCCCGCATCGCCCACGATGGCATGCAGCCGCTGCAAGAACAAGGCGTCACGCGTCTCCAGCATTTGATCCATGATCACCACCCCAGTCTCAGCCGGCCCAGCACCAGCGCGGCGGTCGCCTGGCTAGGCTCCACCACGGGCAGCCCCACGGCGGCCTGCAAGGCTTCGCGATAGCTGGCCATGCCCGCGCAGCCCATGATCAGCACGTCGGCACGATATTGGTCTTTCAAGGTTTTACCCGCCGCCACCATGGCCGCCAGCGTCGCGTCGGCGTCGGCCAGCTCGGCCACCGTACGTCCGATAGCGACCTCTCCGGCCACTCTCCCGGCCACTCCCATCGCCCGCCAGGCGCGCATATGCCTCGGAATGGCCGCCTGCGCCATCGCGATAACGCCAAAGCGGTCCCCCATGGCCATGGCGCTGAGCGCGGCGCCCTCGCTGATGCCCATGGCGATCACGCCGGGCATCTCTCTGAGCGAGTGCAGACCGGGATCACTGAAGCAGGCCGTGATGAAACCCGCCGCCTGTTCGCGATGCCGCTCGGCGAAGTCGCGCACCATGACAGCGGCCGCGTCCACATCGCGCTGGCTTTGTATGCCGGGCGGCCCCTCGCCGATCGTCACGCACTCCAGGGGGTGGCGCGCATCGCTAAGCGGCGCTAGCGCGGCCTCGATACCGCGCGTGACGGCCTTATCGCTATTGGGGTTGATGACATACAGGGTCTTGACCATGGTGTGCCCTCCGGCAGTGTTGTCACGGGTTCAGCGCGGCATCCTGACGCTGGATCAAGCGCGTCAGCTCCTCGTGGTCCCACTTGTCCAGCACCGGACCGGGCTTGCGGACAAAGGCCGACCTGATGGCGCCCCGGCGGCGCAGGGTTTCCTTGCGTAGCGCAAGCCCGATGCCATACTGAAACTCATGCCGCAGCAAAGGCAGATAGATGTTGAACACATCCTCGGCGGCCTCAGGCTCGCCCTGCGCGAACAGCCGGCATACCTGCACCAGCATTTCCGGGTAGGCAAAGCCCGTCATGGCGCCATCCGCGCCGCGCCGCATTTCCTGAGGCAGGAACAGCCCGCCGTTACCCACCAGAACGCTGATGCGGCGGCGCCCCTCGTCCAGGCTTTGCTGCCGAACCTGGCTGAGCTTGCGCATCCCCGGAAAATCCTCGTGCTTGAGCATCACGATCTGCTCGAACTCATCGACAAGACGCAGAATCACCGCTACGGACGTATGCACGCCGGTGACCTGCGGGAAGTCCTGTAGGCAGATCGGGATGTCGCCGCCCAGCATGCGGGCTACGTTGGCGTAATAGCCATAGACCTGATCGTCGGTTTTGAGATTGGACACGGGCGCCACCATCACGCCTGCGGCACCGAGGTCTATCGCCGCTTTCGACAGATGGGCGATATGGCGGTTGGAGGCATGGCTCACACCCACAATGACCGGGACCGCCCCATTCACGCGCTTGAGAATGCGGGCCATGACCTGCGAGGTTTCTTCTTCGCTGAGTTTGGGCGCTTCGCCCATCATGCCCAGGATCGTGAGGCCGGTGACGCCTTTTTCGAGATAGAAATCCGTCAGGCTGTCCACACTGTGCCAGTCCACTTCGCCATCGTCGCGAAACGGCGTAGCCGCGATGACATAGACGCCGGACGCCTGCGCGTTGAGGCGGTTTTTATCAGAAGACATAGTCAGAAAAGCTCCAGGAGTTGATATGACAGGCCCATTGGCGGGCAAAGTTTCCCAATCGGGGCGATGACGCGCCCCGGATCTCGCAGAGAAGGCTTAACGGTGTTTTCTGTGTTCCAAGCGTCCCAGCCAGCGCGTCAAGGGCCAAAGCAGCACCAGATACATCAGCGCAGCCAGCACGACAGGCGAAGGGCTATAGACCAGGGCCTGCGCATCGCGGGCGGCGCGCAGCAACTCGGGCAGCGCCACGACGCTGGCGATCGTCGTCAGCTTGACGACTTCGATGCTGTTGCCGACCAGGTCGGGCAGCACATTTCTGACCGCCTGCGGAATCACCACAAACCCCAGCGCCTGCCCTCGCCCCAGACCCGTCGAGCGGGCAGCCTCCATCTGGCCCTTGGGCACCGCCTCAATGCCCGCGCGAAACACCTCGGCGTAATAGCTGGCGTTGTTGAGAACAAAGGCCACGATCACGGCCGTCAGCTTGTCCAGTTCGATGCCCAGAAAGGGCCAGCCGAAATACACCAGGATGAGCAGCACCAGCGGAGGAAAGGCCCGGAAGAAATCGATATAGCCGATGACCATCCAGCGCAGCGCGCGCGGGCCGGCCTGCGTCATGACGAGGGCGAGCGCAAGCCCGGCCAGGGCGCCTAGCGGGATGACGATGGCGGAAAGCCATATCGTCGTCCACAGGCCTTTCAGGAGATGGGGGAATACCTCGGCATAGATCTCGAGGTTGAAAAAGCTGTGAATCAGGTTTTCCATGTTTTTCCCCTCAGCACCGGACCCAGTTTTTTTCGAGCCAGCGCGAGAACACCACCAGAGGCAGAAAAATGATCACATAGGCGATTGCCGCCATCATCAAAGGCGTGGGGTTGCCCGATAGACTGCTGGCCCCCTGCGCGGCATTGAGCAATTCGTGCAAGGACACCACCGAACCCAGCGCCGTATTCTTGGTAATGGAGATGATGCGGTTGGTCAGGGTGGGCACCGCGCGGCGCACGGCCTGCGGCAGAATCACCCATCGCATCGCCTGCCACCATGACAGACCGCTCGAGCGGGCGGCCTCCATCTGCCCCGGCGGCAGAGAGGCTATGCCGGCCCAGACACTTTCTTCGGCATAGGCCGCAAGCACCAGCGACAGGGAGATCCAGGTCACTAGAAAGGCTGACAGGGGGAGGCCGACTTCCGGCAGGCCGAAGTACAGCACAATCAGCAAAACCAGGGGCGGCAGCGACCGCAGCACATCCGCGAACATCACGATCGCCAGGCTTAGCGGCCGGACCGCCAGCGCGCGCAGAATGGCCAGCAATACGCCCAGCAGGGTACCCGCCAGCACGACGGCAAGACCCGTGCCCAGCGTGAGCAGCGCGCCCATACCCAAGGCCGGTGCGTACTCGACGGCCACCTTCATGTTGAAGAAGGTGAAGAT includes:
- a CDS encoding aspartate/glutamate racemase family protein: MVKTLYVINPNSDKAVTRGIEAALAPLSDARHPLECVTIGEGPPGIQSQRDVDAAAVMVRDFAERHREQAAGFITACFSDPGLHSLREMPGVIAMGISEGAALSAMAMGDRFGVIAMAQAAIPRHMRAWRAMGVAGRVAGEVAIGRTVAELADADATLAAMVAAGKTLKDQYRADVLIMGCAGMASYREALQAAVGLPVVEPSQATAALVLGRLRLGW
- a CDS encoding dihydrodipicolinate synthase family protein yields the protein MSSDKNRLNAQASGVYVIAATPFRDDGEVDWHSVDSLTDFYLEKGVTGLTILGMMGEAPKLSEEETSQVMARILKRVNGAVPVIVGVSHASNRHIAHLSKAAIDLGAAGVMVAPVSNLKTDDQVYGYYANVARMLGGDIPICLQDFPQVTGVHTSVAVILRLVDEFEQIVMLKHEDFPGMRKLSQVRQQSLDEGRRRISVLVGNGGLFLPQEMRRGADGAMTGFAYPEMLVQVCRLFAQGEPEAAEDVFNIYLPLLRHEFQYGIGLALRKETLRRRGAIRSAFVRKPGPVLDKWDHEELTRLIQRQDAALNP
- a CDS encoding amino acid ABC transporter permease: MENLIHSFFNLEIYAEVFPHLLKGLWTTIWLSAIVIPLGALAGLALALVMTQAGPRALRWMVIGYIDFFRAFPPLVLLILVYFGWPFLGIELDKLTAVIVAFVLNNASYYAEVFRAGIEAVPKGQMEAARSTGLGRGQALGFVVIPQAVRNVLPDLVGNSIEVVKLTTIASVVALPELLRAARDAQALVYSPSPVVLAALMYLVLLWPLTRWLGRLEHRKHR
- a CDS encoding amino acid ABC transporter permease: MDSLHAFIFTFFNMKVAVEYAPALGMGALLTLGTGLAVVLAGTLLGVLLAILRALAVRPLSLAIVMFADVLRSLPPLVLLIVLYFGLPEVGLPLSAFLVTWISLSLVLAAYAEESVWAGIASLPPGQMEAARSSGLSWWQAMRWVILPQAVRRAVPTLTNRIISITKNTALGSVVSLHELLNAAQGASSLSGNPTPLMMAAIAYVIIFLPLVVFSRWLEKNWVRC